A genomic segment from Chitinophaga niabensis encodes:
- a CDS encoding DUF5686 and carboxypeptidase regulatory-like domain-containing protein, producing MTKLLLPALFVLLAIETHAGIIHGTVTNQKGEVLPFATVMIKGTTNGTTANANGSYQLDLPAGQYTILCQYMGYKKQEKAIQVTTAAQELSFSLEPVSMQIREVVVKSGGEDPAYAIIRKAIKKRSFYQNQVKAYTCDAYIKMLAKLRNAPKKVLGQKVDAEDLGLDSTRKGIVGLSESYTRLNYRQPDMKVDVLSSRQSGGGLGFSFPTTISFYDNNVEAITSQLGPRGFISPIAETAMMNYKYRLEGTFMEDGKLVNKIKVIPRRKYEPVFSGYIYITEDDWRIHSTDLMLTKEYQLELLDTLIIRQTHVPVNNEVWRTKDQVVYVAMKMLGFDVAANNVNVYSNYDLKPVFPKGFFNKVVMKYEKDAAERDLKYWDSIRPVPLEVDEQKDFRVKDSVARVRRDSSRSSYHLDSLRKKPQPVKLDAVLLNGFGHTWYFKRDSSIATHSFHNQSLLKGLSYNTVEGVSLAITPSVTFSLPNKRYLQWHNYVRYGFSNTHLNASTGLTFSGGGRDDFGSRNVWNIAGGKRISQFNKENPIGPIANSLYTLLGKQNYMKLYENWFGSLNFNRNFQNAMKLNVNVTYEDRIPLENTTDYVLFKNAGRTFTPNHPEELAHLPFEKEQVLTLTGALSYQPGQKFIEYPKYKMPIGSKYPTFTLMYTKGFIDGDFDKWKLSVHDDMNFKLFGALSYKFTTGGFLNNKKVSIPDLQHFNGNQTFYNTKYVNSFQLAPYYQYSTSANLYATANVEHHFNGLLTNKIPLFNRLKWNLVAGSNAFYVNRNNNYVEVFAGLENIFKVIRVDVVAGYQSQLPTRVGVRVGFGGILGKAFQFE from the coding sequence ATGACGAAACTTCTACTCCCTGCCCTGTTTGTTCTGTTGGCCATTGAAACCCACGCCGGTATAATACACGGCACTGTTACCAATCAAAAAGGCGAGGTACTGCCCTTTGCCACTGTAATGATCAAAGGCACCACCAATGGCACTACCGCCAATGCCAACGGCAGCTATCAGTTAGATCTGCCAGCCGGCCAGTACACCATCCTCTGCCAGTATATGGGCTATAAAAAGCAGGAAAAGGCCATACAGGTCACTACTGCTGCCCAGGAACTATCTTTTAGCCTGGAGCCTGTAAGTATGCAGATCCGTGAGGTGGTCGTGAAGTCCGGCGGGGAAGATCCTGCCTATGCCATCATCCGGAAGGCCATCAAAAAAAGATCATTCTATCAGAACCAGGTGAAAGCCTACACCTGCGATGCTTATATAAAAATGCTGGCCAAACTCCGTAATGCCCCCAAAAAGGTATTGGGCCAGAAAGTGGATGCGGAAGATCTCGGGCTGGACTCCACCCGCAAAGGGATCGTTGGTTTATCAGAATCCTACACCCGTTTAAATTACCGGCAGCCGGATATGAAAGTGGACGTACTTTCTTCCCGGCAAAGTGGTGGTGGATTAGGATTTAGTTTTCCCACCACTATCAGTTTCTATGATAATAACGTGGAAGCCATCACCTCGCAATTAGGCCCACGTGGTTTTATTTCGCCCATTGCAGAAACCGCCATGATGAATTATAAATACAGGCTGGAAGGTACTTTTATGGAAGATGGCAAACTCGTGAACAAGATCAAAGTGATACCACGCCGCAAATACGAACCCGTGTTTTCCGGTTACATCTATATCACGGAAGACGACTGGCGCATCCACAGCACAGACCTGATGCTTACGAAGGAATATCAACTGGAATTGCTGGACACATTGATCATCAGGCAAACACATGTGCCGGTGAATAATGAGGTGTGGCGCACGAAAGACCAGGTGGTATATGTGGCCATGAAGATGTTAGGCTTTGATGTAGCTGCTAATAACGTGAACGTATACTCTAACTACGACCTTAAACCTGTTTTTCCGAAAGGCTTCTTTAACAAAGTGGTGATGAAGTACGAAAAGGACGCAGCCGAACGCGATCTGAAATACTGGGATAGCATCCGTCCTGTTCCACTGGAAGTTGATGAGCAAAAGGACTTCCGCGTGAAAGACAGTGTAGCGCGTGTAAGAAGGGATTCCTCACGTTCCAGTTATCACCTGGACTCTTTGCGTAAAAAACCACAGCCGGTAAAGCTGGATGCCGTTCTGCTGAATGGTTTCGGGCATACCTGGTATTTCAAAAGAGACAGCAGTATTGCCACGCATTCCTTCCATAATCAATCCCTGCTCAAAGGTTTGAGTTACAATACAGTGGAAGGGGTTTCTTTAGCTATTACGCCATCTGTGACCTTCAGCCTGCCGAATAAACGATACCTGCAATGGCATAACTATGTGCGGTATGGCTTTAGTAATACACACCTGAATGCTTCCACGGGGCTAACCTTCTCCGGCGGAGGACGGGATGATTTCGGATCGCGGAATGTATGGAACATAGCAGGAGGGAAACGCATCTCCCAGTTCAATAAGGAAAACCCTATCGGGCCGATCGCTAACTCCCTGTATACCCTGCTGGGGAAGCAGAATTACATGAAGTTATATGAGAACTGGTTCGGTTCATTGAACTTCAACCGCAACTTCCAGAATGCGATGAAGCTGAATGTGAATGTTACTTATGAGGACCGGATACCTTTGGAGAACACTACCGACTATGTACTCTTTAAGAACGCCGGCAGGACCTTTACGCCTAATCATCCGGAAGAGTTAGCGCATCTGCCTTTCGAAAAAGAACAGGTACTAACGCTAACGGGTGCACTGAGTTATCAGCCCGGGCAGAAATTCATTGAGTACCCGAAATATAAAATGCCTATTGGTTCCAAGTATCCCACTTTTACGCTGATGTACACCAAAGGCTTTATAGACGGCGATTTCGACAAATGGAAATTATCTGTTCATGACGATATGAATTTCAAGCTCTTCGGTGCATTGTCCTATAAATTCACCACAGGAGGTTTCCTGAACAATAAGAAAGTGAGCATACCTGATCTGCAACACTTTAATGGTAACCAAACCTTTTACAACACCAAATATGTAAACAGCTTCCAGTTAGCGCCTTATTATCAGTATAGTACATCGGCGAACCTGTATGCAACAGCGAATGTGGAGCATCATTTCAACGGTTTGCTGACGAATAAGATACCCTTGTTCAACCGGCTGAAATGGAACCTGGTAGCAGGGTCTAATGCCTTTTATGTGAACAGGAACAATAATTATGTAGAAGTATTTGCGGGCCTGGAAAACATCTTCAAGGTGATACGGGTAGATGTGGTGGCAGGCTATCAAAGCCAGTTGCCTACGCGTGTAGGGGTGAGGGTAGGGTTTGGAGGGATCCTGGGAAAGGCGTTCCAGTTTGAGTAA
- a CDS encoding TlpA disulfide reductase family protein, protein MKFRFLLLALSAPVLTFAQTSNFSITGKLGNLDKPAKVYIDYSDASGHGKEDSANVINGVFTFKGAVSGQTTARMSLDHEGKGKPFSIYSPGADVIYFYFGPEQIKVSSKDSLSTAMFTGSKIYDEHAAYNKAIGGSIMELTAMYQKEYAQASPEDRKDPEFMQALNAKQMELRKQRGEKMIAFAKANPNSFFSLVGLSESAGMYTDMATAQTILSGLNKDLQKLDMAKELQQRIDAERLTAVGKPAPAFTQNDVNGQPISLASLKGKVVLIDFWASWCSPCRAENPNMLKQYKIYKDKGFEILSVSLDSKKEPWVEAIEQDGLPWLHVSDLKGWNNTVGRLYGVRGVPACYLVDRDGKIIATEVRGEKLNTKLAEIFKN, encoded by the coding sequence ATGAAATTCAGATTCTTACTCTTAGCGTTATCAGCTCCTGTGTTGACTTTTGCACAAACATCCAACTTCAGCATAACCGGCAAACTTGGTAACCTGGATAAACCAGCCAAAGTTTATATTGATTATTCAGATGCCAGCGGACACGGTAAGGAAGACTCCGCTAATGTGATAAACGGCGTATTTACATTCAAGGGCGCCGTTTCCGGTCAGACTACCGCCCGTATGTCCCTCGATCATGAAGGAAAAGGCAAACCTTTTTCCATTTATTCTCCCGGCGCCGATGTGATCTATTTTTATTTCGGACCTGAACAGATCAAAGTAAGCTCCAAAGACTCATTAAGCACAGCCATGTTTACCGGTTCTAAAATATACGATGAGCATGCCGCATATAATAAGGCCATCGGCGGCTCCATCATGGAGCTGACTGCCATGTACCAGAAAGAGTATGCCCAGGCATCTCCTGAAGACAGAAAAGACCCCGAATTCATGCAGGCGCTTAATGCTAAACAAATGGAACTAAGGAAACAAAGAGGCGAGAAAATGATAGCGTTTGCCAAAGCTAATCCCAATTCCTTTTTCTCCCTTGTAGGGCTCTCTGAATCAGCAGGCATGTACACGGATATGGCTACCGCACAAACAATACTCAGCGGACTGAACAAAGATCTGCAGAAACTGGATATGGCTAAGGAACTGCAACAGCGTATAGACGCTGAGCGCCTTACCGCAGTTGGCAAACCCGCCCCGGCCTTTACACAGAACGACGTAAACGGTCAACCAATTTCACTAGCCAGCCTCAAAGGCAAAGTGGTACTGATCGACTTCTGGGCCAGCTGGTGCAGCCCCTGCCGCGCAGAGAACCCCAATATGCTGAAACAGTATAAGATCTATAAAGACAAAGGGTTTGAGATCCTCTCCGTATCCCTGGATTCCAAAAAAGAACCCTGGGTAGAGGCGATCGAACAAGATGGTCTTCCCTGGCTACATGTATCTGACCTGAAAGGCTGGAACAATACCGTAGGCCGCCTGTATGGTGTAAGAGGCGTTCCTGCCTGTTACCTGGTAGATAGGGACGGTAAGATCATTGCCACTGAAGTACGTGGTGAAAAACTGAACACAAAGCTGGCAGAGATCTTTAAAAACTGA
- the trhO gene encoding oxygen-dependent tRNA uridine(34) hydroxylase TrhO has product MVLHNRLSATELKGRLAAETFQRVTVSFYQYAKIADPQVFRNQLYEALFKLQVFGRIYVANEGINAQVSIPAHHFEEFRQHLDAISFLKGVRLNIAVDDNGKSFWVLKIKVREKIVADGITDPAFDMDNRGKYVNAREFNELTADPDTVVIDMRNHYEFEVGHFDNALEVPSSTFREQLPMAVDMMKDQKEKNIIMYCTGGIRCEKASAYMLHQGFKNVFHLEGGIIEYTNKAKEWGLPNKFRGKNFVFDERLGERISDEVISQCHQCGEPCDDHTNCANEGCHLLFIQCAKCAAKYNGCCSEACTAVLALPEEEQAEMRKGIDKGLMLFNKRKWDRSGDSTK; this is encoded by the coding sequence ATGGTATTACATAACAGATTGTCTGCCACCGAGCTAAAGGGCCGGTTAGCAGCAGAAACCTTTCAGCGCGTTACGGTCTCCTTTTACCAGTACGCCAAAATTGCAGACCCACAGGTCTTCCGGAACCAGCTTTACGAAGCACTATTTAAACTCCAGGTTTTCGGCCGCATTTACGTAGCAAATGAGGGAATAAATGCACAGGTGAGTATTCCTGCGCATCATTTTGAGGAATTTCGCCAGCATCTGGATGCCATTTCATTCCTGAAAGGCGTCCGGCTGAATATCGCGGTGGACGATAATGGAAAATCCTTCTGGGTATTAAAGATAAAAGTGCGGGAAAAGATCGTGGCGGACGGCATTACCGATCCGGCATTTGATATGGATAACCGGGGCAAATATGTGAATGCCAGGGAATTTAATGAACTGACGGCAGACCCGGATACGGTGGTCATAGACATGCGGAACCATTATGAATTTGAGGTGGGGCATTTTGACAATGCCTTAGAGGTGCCTTCTTCCACATTCCGGGAACAGTTACCGATGGCGGTGGATATGATGAAGGACCAGAAGGAGAAGAACATCATTATGTATTGTACCGGCGGGATCCGTTGCGAAAAGGCGTCTGCCTACATGTTGCACCAGGGGTTTAAAAATGTGTTCCACCTGGAAGGTGGTATTATTGAATATACTAACAAAGCAAAGGAGTGGGGCTTACCCAATAAGTTCCGCGGAAAGAACTTTGTGTTTGATGAACGCCTTGGAGAAAGGATCAGTGATGAAGTGATCAGCCAGTGCCATCAATGCGGTGAACCCTGCGATGATCACACCAACTGTGCGAACGAAGGATGTCACCTGTTATTTATCCAGTGCGCTAAATGTGCAGCGAAATACAATGGATGTTGTAGTGAAGCATGTACTGCCGTGCTGGCTTTACCTGAGGAAGAACAGGCGGAGATGCGGAAAGGGATAGATAAGGGATTGATGTTGTTCAACAAGCGGAAGTGGGACCGCAGTGGAGATAGCACGAAGTAG
- a CDS encoding OsmC family protein — protein sequence MKIALKRIDDGFNMEAVDEQGHKVLMDSSIENGGKNNGIRPMQMLIMGLGGCSAIDVVMILKKQRQEITDFRIEIEAEREKGKEPSLWEKAHIVFHLSGNIDADKAARAVELSVNKYCSVAETLRQGKTQLTWEVKLNEG from the coding sequence ATGAAGATCGCTTTAAAACGTATTGACGACGGGTTTAACATGGAAGCTGTGGACGAGCAGGGCCACAAGGTATTGATGGATTCCTCCATTGAAAATGGCGGTAAGAACAACGGCATACGCCCCATGCAGATGCTTATCATGGGATTGGGAGGCTGTTCCGCTATTGATGTGGTGATGATCCTGAAAAAGCAGCGCCAGGAGATCACGGACTTCCGTATTGAGATCGAAGCAGAGCGTGAGAAAGGAAAGGAGCCCTCCCTGTGGGAAAAAGCGCACATCGTGTTCCACCTCAGTGGCAATATTGATGCAGACAAAGCGGCACGCGCCGTGGAACTGTCTGTAAACAAATATTGCTCCGTTGCCGAAACACTCCGCCAGGGTAAAACACAACTTACCTGGGAAGTGAAGCTCAACGAAGGCTGA
- a CDS encoding alpha/beta hydrolase has protein sequence MKQLLLFLFLPCVVFAQDYKTKENIPYYSTAADSYMEQQCVLDIYYPTNVKNFSTVVWFHGGGITGGNKEIPEALKGKGLAIIGVKYRLSPKVQAPAYIEDAAAAIAWAFKHIAAYNGDTNRIFISGHSAGAYLGSMVTLNKEYLAKYQIDANRIAGLISLSSQAITHFTIRKEQGIKDIQPTIDKYAPLYHVRADAPPILLITGDREMEMLGRYEENAYWARMMKLAGHKKTTLYELQGFGHNMTAPAFPLLLKFIAEQK, from the coding sequence ATGAAACAGCTGTTATTATTTTTATTCCTCCCCTGTGTGGTATTTGCGCAGGATTACAAGACAAAAGAGAACATCCCTTATTATAGCACCGCTGCAGACAGTTATATGGAACAGCAGTGTGTACTGGATATCTATTATCCCACCAATGTCAAAAACTTCAGCACGGTGGTCTGGTTCCACGGCGGTGGCATTACCGGGGGCAACAAAGAGATCCCCGAAGCTTTAAAAGGGAAAGGGCTGGCCATCATAGGTGTTAAATACCGCCTTTCTCCCAAAGTGCAGGCGCCCGCTTACATTGAAGATGCAGCAGCGGCCATTGCCTGGGCCTTCAAACACATTGCAGCATATAACGGAGATACCAACCGGATCTTTATCTCCGGCCATTCTGCAGGAGCTTATTTAGGCAGCATGGTCACGCTCAATAAAGAATACCTCGCTAAATACCAGATAGATGCGAACAGGATAGCCGGGCTTATTTCCCTGAGTTCCCAGGCTATCACGCATTTTACCATCCGCAAAGAGCAGGGCATCAAAGACATCCAGCCCACTATTGATAAATACGCACCGTTATACCATGTAAGGGCAGATGCCCCGCCGATACTCCTCATTACCGGCGACCGGGAAATGGAAATGTTGGGCAGGTATGAAGAAAATGCCTACTGGGCACGGATGATGAAGCTGGCAGGTCATAAGAAAACAACACTGTATGAATTGCAGGGCTTTGGCCATAATATGACGGCGCCGGCCTTCCCCTTATTACTGAAGTTTATAGCAGAGCAGAAATAA
- a CDS encoding carboxypeptidase-like regulatory domain-containing protein codes for MRKILLLILLSAKVATAFPQQQIVVSAGGGVNNTLPAVKDKSYLGNGSNIQADVLVPFLSKANNRFTIGILAGGTYVTAKNLAPNVDKLRDEYKLYSGNLSISNAQNGSSAGFTAHLGLQAGLSLGALVLSPSISGGYFNFSQKGFAQTTTITNNGTQQTVKLSDLPEVKRTGFVTIPQLKISFPLAKTISIYTAAGLNLGPKITTGQRKLEPAGGYNADHTYEPAQLSSGKMTVQPSEINYRSYMLSAGLSFRIGGRSKRSGTADTTRNPLFENGGLSGQNPMYGQAMPGSPIGGIVVKGGKNPGGNLITAVSDHNGTFELNDLEPGIYRFTLEMPGQPQGKSISEQGVKRQESTELETRTYTGGRKNEPQGKSISEKGLKRSDTAQMALPGQPIGGIVVKGGKNPGGNLSNLTIDTDGSIRFEVLEKGNYQFLIQAGEQSNKSGSDKKQGEVKGNGRTGLRDVVKTQV; via the coding sequence ATGAGAAAGATCCTGCTTTTAATTCTCCTGTCAGCCAAAGTGGCAACAGCATTTCCACAACAACAAATAGTAGTTTCCGCAGGCGGAGGAGTTAATAATACGTTGCCTGCTGTAAAGGACAAGAGTTACCTGGGAAATGGTTCTAATATACAGGCAGATGTATTGGTGCCTTTTCTGAGTAAGGCCAATAACAGGTTTACAATCGGTATCCTGGCCGGAGGCACATATGTTACAGCCAAAAACCTGGCGCCAAACGTCGATAAACTTCGGGATGAATACAAACTATACAGCGGCAACCTGAGCATTTCCAATGCTCAAAACGGATCCAGTGCAGGCTTTACTGCGCACCTGGGCTTACAGGCCGGCCTTTCATTAGGAGCGCTTGTGCTATCGCCCTCCATTAGCGGTGGTTATTTCAACTTCTCACAAAAGGGTTTTGCACAAACCACCACTATTACAAACAACGGCACCCAACAAACCGTTAAACTTTCTGATCTGCCGGAAGTAAAGAGGACCGGCTTTGTAACGATCCCACAGCTAAAGATCAGTTTTCCGCTGGCAAAAACAATCAGCATTTATACCGCTGCCGGTTTGAACCTTGGGCCCAAAATAACAACAGGGCAAAGGAAATTAGAACCAGCCGGCGGTTATAACGCGGATCATACTTATGAACCTGCGCAGTTAAGTTCAGGGAAAATGACAGTACAACCTTCGGAAATAAATTACCGTTCATACATGCTTAGCGCGGGTCTGAGCTTCCGCATAGGAGGTAGAAGCAAACGCTCAGGAACGGCAGATACAACACGAAACCCTTTATTTGAAAATGGCGGTCTTTCCGGGCAAAATCCTATGTATGGACAAGCAATGCCGGGCTCGCCCATTGGCGGAATTGTGGTAAAGGGCGGCAAAAATCCGGGTGGAAATCTAATAACGGCCGTAAGCGATCATAACGGAACGTTTGAATTGAACGATCTGGAGCCCGGTATTTACAGGTTTACCCTTGAAATGCCTGGCCAACCACAGGGTAAAAGTATTAGTGAACAGGGAGTAAAAAGACAGGAATCAACTGAGCTGGAAACAAGAACATACACCGGCGGTCGTAAGAACGAACCACAGGGCAAAAGCATTAGTGAAAAAGGCCTAAAACGCAGCGACACAGCACAAATGGCACTTCCCGGGCAACCGATCGGCGGTATCGTAGTAAAAGGCGGAAAAAATCCCGGGGGGAACCTGAGCAATCTGACCATTGACACAGATGGATCCATCCGGTTTGAAGTTTTAGAAAAAGGCAACTATCAATTCCTGATCCAGGCAGGCGAACAGTCAAATAAAAGCGGATCTGACAAGAAACAGGGAGAAGTAAAAGGAAACGGGAGAACAGGTCTCAGGGATGTAGTTAAAACACAGGTATGA
- a CDS encoding trans-sulfuration enzyme family protein, with protein MSKKNKPTYHPETQAIRIQSERTSHKEHSGPLYLTSSFTYDNAEHMRAAFADENDAYIYTRFSNPSVEEFINRMCALEGAEAGFATASGMSAVFGSFMAFLKTGDHLLSSSSIFGSTHTVITKFLPKWGIEHTYFDITQPETIEALIKPNTKMIFVETPSNPGLDVIDLEALAKIAKKHKVILNVDNCFATPVLQKPIALGVDLVTHSATKWIDGQGRVLGGVVVGRKELVDEVYAFCRSTGPAMSPFNAWVLSRSLETLHVRMARHAESALALATALEKNPHLEWVKYPFLPSHPQYAIAKKQMSAGGGIVCFEIKGGLERGGRFLDKLELLSLTANLGDSRSIASHPASTTHAKLSEAERLKVGITPGLIRISVGLEHLGDILQDIEQALEASK; from the coding sequence ATGAGCAAGAAGAACAAACCAACATACCATCCGGAAACGCAGGCCATCAGGATCCAATCTGAACGTACATCACATAAGGAACACAGCGGGCCGTTGTACCTTACTTCCAGTTTTACCTACGATAATGCAGAGCACATGCGCGCAGCCTTTGCTGACGAAAATGATGCTTATATCTATACCCGTTTTTCCAACCCTTCCGTAGAAGAGTTCATCAACAGGATGTGTGCCCTGGAAGGAGCCGAAGCCGGTTTTGCCACCGCATCCGGCATGAGCGCCGTATTCGGCAGCTTCATGGCTTTCCTGAAAACAGGCGATCATCTCCTGTCTTCCAGCTCCATCTTTGGTTCCACCCATACGGTGATCACGAAGTTCCTGCCTAAATGGGGCATTGAACATACGTACTTCGATATCACCCAACCGGAAACCATAGAAGCGCTGATCAAACCCAATACTAAAATGATCTTCGTGGAAACGCCTTCCAATCCCGGTCTGGATGTGATAGACCTGGAGGCGCTGGCTAAAATAGCGAAGAAGCATAAGGTGATCCTGAACGTGGATAACTGTTTTGCCACACCGGTATTGCAGAAGCCCATCGCTTTAGGCGTAGACCTCGTTACACATTCCGCCACCAAATGGATAGACGGCCAGGGCCGTGTGCTGGGTGGTGTGGTAGTTGGCCGTAAAGAGCTGGTGGATGAAGTATATGCCTTCTGCCGCAGCACGGGGCCGGCGATGTCTCCCTTCAACGCATGGGTACTGAGCCGCAGCCTGGAAACCCTGCATGTAAGGATGGCCCGCCACGCTGAAAGCGCTTTGGCTTTAGCCACTGCGCTGGAAAAGAACCCGCACCTGGAATGGGTGAAATATCCTTTCCTGCCCAGCCATCCCCAATATGCCATTGCAAAGAAACAAATGTCTGCCGGCGGCGGTATTGTTTGTTTTGAGATCAAAGGCGGATTGGAAAGAGGAGGCCGTTTCCTGGACAAGCTGGAACTGCTGAGCCTCACCGCTAACCTGGGAGACAGCCGCAGCATTGCCTCACATCCTGCATCTACCACCCATGCCAAGCTAAGCGAGGCTGAGCGGTTGAAAGTAGGGATCACACCAGGCCTTATCCGTATTTCCGTTGGCCTGGAACATTTGGGCGACATCCTGCAGGATATTGAACAAGCACTTGAAGCAAGTAAATAA
- a CDS encoding trypsin-like peptidase domain-containing protein: MKRYRLLVIFLTITSTIAYGQTTMQKAIAKAWPASVRMWGYDTATKQQMSAQFSAVVVSAEGDILTAAHTSTPGKTYRVMFPDGKEAIALALGKIEMADDPTIPDVSMMKIITPGTWPYAEMGYSSSLQLNQPCISIAYPESLNQALPGVRLGIITSLGNERGFLQSTCAMEPGDSGGPLFDELGRVIGIHSAISVEESLNYEIPVDLFRKYRTALATAKKYNAFPANADNVGKDPLQMRVNTPPAFSTAKNACLLITSQVKDKQENIYGTVISPFYVISKSSMVGSEPVIHINNKTFKAAIIRRDREKDLVLLKMDAPVKDGISLAKVKPDSISFKQLGQFLVSPRLDTANAVSIVSTLPFSLPKINSTGFLGASIAQKSGPLLLTFVRKNSPAAANDLKVGDEVISINNVTLHKAENFTAALQQSWPGDTITISLKREGSIYTKQVVLDEKPKIPATHPAEMFAGGKSSRRDGFERVFAHDAFLAPNQCGGPVFDAAGNFMGINIARYSRTSTLAIPSEIIREFMQELAF, translated from the coding sequence ATGAAAAGATACAGGCTGCTGGTTATTTTTTTAACCATTACCTCCACCATTGCATATGGCCAGACCACCATGCAGAAAGCGATAGCAAAAGCCTGGCCTGCCAGCGTACGCATGTGGGGTTATGATACTGCCACCAAACAACAAATGAGCGCCCAGTTCAGCGCCGTGGTAGTAAGTGCTGAGGGAGACATCCTTACTGCAGCACATACTTCCACACCTGGTAAAACATACAGGGTAATGTTCCCCGATGGTAAGGAAGCTATTGCCCTGGCATTGGGTAAAATAGAAATGGCGGACGATCCCACCATACCGGATGTGTCTATGATGAAGATCATTACACCCGGCACCTGGCCGTATGCAGAGATGGGGTATTCCTCTTCGCTACAGCTCAACCAACCCTGCATCAGCATAGCATATCCTGAATCATTGAACCAGGCACTGCCAGGTGTGCGTTTGGGGATCATCACCAGCCTCGGCAATGAGCGTGGCTTCCTGCAATCCACCTGCGCCATGGAACCCGGCGACTCCGGCGGGCCGCTCTTTGATGAGCTGGGGCGTGTGATTGGCATACACAGTGCTATCAGCGTAGAAGAATCGCTGAACTATGAAATACCTGTGGACCTTTTTCGTAAATACAGAACGGCACTGGCCACTGCAAAGAAATACAATGCCTTTCCTGCTAATGCGGATAATGTGGGTAAAGATCCCTTGCAAATGCGGGTAAACACCCCTCCTGCTTTCAGCACCGCTAAAAACGCCTGCCTGCTTATTACCAGCCAGGTAAAGGATAAGCAAGAGAATATCTACGGAACAGTGATCAGCCCATTTTATGTAATAAGCAAAAGCTCTATGGTAGGCAGTGAACCGGTGATACACATAAATAACAAAACCTTTAAAGCTGCTATTATACGCCGCGACAGGGAAAAAGACCTGGTGCTGCTAAAAATGGATGCTCCTGTTAAAGACGGCATTAGCCTCGCAAAAGTAAAACCGGACAGCATCTCTTTCAAACAACTTGGCCAGTTCCTGGTAAGTCCGCGTTTAGATACAGCCAATGCGGTAAGCATAGTAAGCACCCTGCCATTCAGCCTGCCCAAAATTAACAGCACCGGTTTCCTGGGCGCCTCCATCGCACAAAAAAGCGGGCCATTGTTGCTCACCTTTGTACGTAAGAACTCCCCTGCTGCGGCCAATGATCTTAAGGTGGGCGACGAGGTGATCAGTATCAATAATGTTACGCTCCATAAAGCTGAAAATTTCACTGCAGCATTACAGCAATCCTGGCCGGGCGATACAATTACCATCAGCCTGAAAAGAGAAGGAAGTATTTATACGAAACAGGTTGTGCTGGACGAAAAACCAAAGATACCAGCCACCCACCCGGCCGAAATGTTTGCCGGTGGCAAAAGCTCACGCAGAGATGGATTTGAAAGGGTCTTTGCACACGATGCCTTCCTGGCACCTAACCAGTGCGGCGGCCCTGTGTTCGATGCAGCAGGTAATTTTATGGGGATCAATATTGCAAGGTATAGCCGTACAAGTACGTTGGCGATACCGTCAGAAATAATCCGGGAATTTATGCAGGAGCTGGCCTTTTAG